A genome region from Cucumis sativus cultivar 9930 chromosome 4, Cucumber_9930_V3, whole genome shotgun sequence includes the following:
- the LOC101204736 gene encoding high mobility group B protein 6: MADSTTLQPPVTGAPAGPTKKPRNSRKALKDKNSSPEVPQSQSMVPKVTAPSEGEILSQNQTSAKKPKSKAAAKKQPANQSFDKDLQEMQDMLQQLKLDKEKTEELLKEKDEMLKQKDEELKTRDKEQEKLQIELKKLQKLKEFKPTMNFPMIQIFKDKEQDKKEKKKCAEKKRPAPPYILWCKDQWNEIKKENPEADFKETSNILGAKWKTISAEEKKPYEEKYQAEKETYLRITSKEKRESEAMKLLEEEQKQKTAMELLEQYLQFKEEAEKENKKKKKEKDPLKPKQPMSAFFLFSNERRASLVAENKNVVELAKIAGEEWKNMTEEQKGPYEEMAKKNKEKYMQEMEIYEQKKEEEAAILKKEEEEQMKVQKHEALLLLKKKEKTETIIKKSKEERQKKKKEGKNPVDPNKPKKPASSYILFSKEARKSVMEEKPGVSNSTVNALISVKWKELSEEERKIWNDKAAEAMEGYKKEVEEYNKSVAEMKGDDDDQEKS, encoded by the exons ATGGCCGATTCCACCACTCTTCAACCTCCCGTTACCGGTGCACCTGCCGGACCCACAAAGAAACCAAGAAACAGCCGGAAGGCTTTGAAGGACAAAAACTCTTCACCGGAGGTACCACAATCTCAATCCATGGTTCCGAAAGTTACAGCACCATCGGAAGGAGAGATCCTCTCTCAGAATCAAACTTCTGCTAAGAAACCGAAATCCAAAGCCGCAGCAAAGAAGCAGCCGGCGAACCAATCCTTTGATAAAGATTTGCAGGAAATGCAGGATATGCTTCAGCAGTTGAAGCTCGATAAGGAGAAGACTGAGGAGCTGttgaaagagaaagatgagatGCTTAAACAGAAGGATGAAGAGCTTAAAACGAGGGATAAAGAACAGGAAAAACTCCAGATCGAATTGAAGAAATTGCAGAAGTTAAAGGAGTTCAAACCTACTATG AACTTTcctatgattcaaattttcaaagacAAAGAACaagataagaaagagaaaaagaaatgcgCGGAAAAGAAGAGGCCGGCACCCCCTTACATCTTATGGTGCAAAGATCAGTGGAACGAG ATCAAGAAGGAGAATCCAGAGGCAGATTTCAAGGAAACCTCAAACATTTTGGGGGCTAAATGGAAGACTATTTCAGCAGAGGAGAAGAAGCCATATGAGGAGAAGTACCAAGCTGAAAAAGAAACCTATTTGCGAATCACTTCTAAAGAGAAGCGTGAGAGTGAGGCCATGAAGTTGTTAGAAGAAGAGCAGAAGCAGAAGACGGCTATGGAGCTGCTTGAGCAATACCTTCAATTCAAAGAGGAAGCAGAGAAggagaacaagaaaaagaa GAAAGAGAAAGATCCATTGAAGCCAAAACAGCCCATGTCTGcattctttctcttctcaaatgAGAGGCGTGCATCTCTTGTTGCTGAAAACAAGAATGTTGTTGAG CTAGCAAAGATAGCAGGAGAGGAGTGGAAGAACATGACAGAGGAGCAGAAAGGTCCTTACGAAGAG ATGGCAAAGAAGAACAAGGAAAAATACATGCAGGAAATGGAAATTTACGAGCAGAAAAAGGAGGAGGAAGCAGCAATtctgaagaaagaagaggaagagcaAATGAAGGTTCAGAAACATGAGGCTTTACTATtgctaaaaaagaaagaaaaaaccgAGACTATTATAAAGAAATCGAAGGAGGAGCgccagaagaagaagaaggaagggaAAAATCCTGTCGATCCTAACAAGCCTAAGAAGCCTGCATCCTCCTACATCTTGTTCAG TAAAGAAGCAAGGAAAAGTGTAATGGAGGAGAAGCCTGGAGTTAGCAACTCTACAGTGAATGCACTGATATCAGTGAAATGGAAG GAACTAAGTGAAGAGGAGAGAAAAATATGGAATGACAAAGCTGCAGAAGCCATGGAAGGTTACAAGAAGGAAGTTGAGGAGTACAACAAAAGTGTTGCTGAAATGAAaggtgatgatgatgatcaaGAGAAGAGTTAG